One window from the genome of Mucilaginibacter ginsenosidivorans encodes:
- the rplL gene encoding 50S ribosomal protein L7/L12 codes for MADLKSFAEQLVNLTVKEVNELAQILKDEYGIEPAAAAVAVAAAPAAGGGDDAPAAEAAQTAFDVILKEAGGAKLQVVKLVKDLTGLGLKEAKDLVDGAPKEVKTGVTKEEAESLKKQLEEAGAVVEVK; via the coding sequence ATGGCAGATTTAAAATCATTTGCTGAACAGTTGGTAAACTTGACAGTAAAAGAAGTTAACGAATTAGCTCAGATATTGAAAGACGAGTATGGCATCGAGCCTGCTGCTGCAGCCGTTGCTGTTGCTGCTGCTCCTGCTGCAGGCGGTGGCGATGACGCTCCTGCTGCTGAAGCTGCTCAAACTGCTTTCGATGTAATCCTGAAAGAAGCCGGTGGCGCTAAATTACAGGTAGTTAAATTAGTGAAGGACCTTACCGGTCTTGGCTTGAAAGAGGCTAAAGATCTTGTTGACGGTGCACCAAAAGAAGTTAAAACTGGTGTAACTAAAGAAGAAGCTGAATCTCTGAAAAAACAATTGGAAGAAGCCGGAGCTGTAGTTGAAGTTAAATAA
- the rplJ gene encoding 50S ribosomal protein L10, whose product MNKEEKHDLVLALTEQIKEYGNFYITDTANLTVAKVNAIRRKCFESDITMQVAKNTLIKKAMEASEGDFSPIFDVLKGSSTILFTKSATAPAKLIKQLRKTGEKPILKAAYIDSAIFIGDNQLDTLINLKSKEQLIGEIIGLLQSPAKNVISGLQSGGNKLAGIVKTLQERG is encoded by the coding sequence ATGAATAAAGAAGAAAAACACGACCTTGTTCTTGCCCTTACTGAACAGATTAAGGAGTACGGTAATTTTTATATCACCGATACCGCTAATCTGACGGTTGCAAAAGTAAACGCTATCCGTCGTAAATGTTTCGAAAGCGATATCACCATGCAGGTAGCTAAAAACACGCTCATCAAAAAGGCGATGGAGGCTTCTGAGGGCGATTTCAGCCCGATATTCGATGTGCTTAAGGGTTCGTCAACTATCCTTTTCACCAAGTCAGCAACTGCTCCGGCAAAGCTGATCAAACAGTTAAGGAAAACAGGTGAAAAACCAATTTTAAAAGCAGCTTACATCGATTCGGCGATATTTATCGGCGACAATCAGTTGGATACCCTTATCAATTTGAAATCGAAGGAACAACTGATCGGAGAGATCATTGGATTACTGCAATCACCAGCTAAAAACGTTATTTCAGGCCTGCAATCAGGCGGAAATAAACTGGCAGGAATTGTTAAAACATTACAAGAAAGAGGCTAA
- the rplA gene encoding 50S ribosomal protein L1, with the protein MARLTKNQKTALSKIEANKAYSLQDASSLVKDITTTKFDASVDIDVRLGVDPRKANQMVRGIATLPHGTGKTVRVLVLCTPDKEQEAKDAGADFVGLDDYIAKIEGGWTDVDIIITMPSVMAKVGRLGRILGPRNLMPNPKSGTVTPEVGKAVTDVKGGKIDFKVDKTGIIHASIGKVSFPADKIYENALEVLQTISKLKPSAAKGTYFRSIHLSSTMSPGIEIETKTVAGI; encoded by the coding sequence GTGGCAAGATTAACAAAAAATCAAAAAACGGCACTCTCCAAAATTGAGGCTAACAAGGCATACTCGCTGCAGGATGCATCATCGCTGGTAAAGGATATTACCACTACCAAATTTGATGCTTCAGTAGATATCGACGTTCGTCTTGGTGTCGACCCGCGTAAAGCCAATCAAATGGTTCGCGGTATCGCAACATTGCCTCATGGAACCGGCAAAACTGTACGTGTACTGGTGCTTTGTACTCCTGACAAGGAACAAGAAGCTAAAGACGCAGGTGCAGATTTCGTTGGTTTGGATGATTACATTGCCAAGATTGAGGGTGGATGGACTGATGTTGATATTATCATTACTATGCCTAGTGTTATGGCTAAAGTAGGTCGTTTGGGTCGTATTCTCGGTCCGCGTAACCTTATGCCTAACCCTAAATCGGGTACTGTAACCCCAGAAGTGGGTAAAGCAGTTACCGATGTAAAAGGTGGTAAGATCGACTTCAAGGTTGATAAAACCGGTATCATTCATGCTTCAATAGGAAAAGTATCTTTCCCTGCTGATAAAATTTACGAGAATGCTTTGGAAGTATTGCAAACCATCTCGAAATTAAAACCGTCGGCAGCTAAAGGAACATACTTCAGGAGTATACATCTCTCTTCAACTATGTCGCCAGGAATCGAAATTGAAACTAAAACAGTAGCGGGGATCTAA
- the rplK gene encoding 50S ribosomal protein L11, with protein MAKEVGALVKLQVKGGAANPSPPIGPALGAKGVNIMEFCKQFNARTQDKPGKVLPVVITVYVDKSFDFIIKTPPVAIQLMEVSGIKSGSAEPNRKKVASVNWSQVETIAKDKMTDLNAFTVESAMKMVAGTARSMGITVSGTAPWNN; from the coding sequence ATGGCAAAAGAAGTCGGTGCGTTAGTAAAACTACAAGTAAAAGGCGGCGCTGCAAATCCATCTCCACCAATTGGCCCTGCACTGGGTGCAAAAGGTGTAAACATTATGGAGTTTTGCAAGCAGTTTAATGCACGTACCCAGGATAAACCTGGCAAAGTGTTACCTGTGGTTATTACTGTGTACGTCGACAAATCTTTCGATTTTATCATCAAGACCCCTCCTGTAGCTATCCAGTTAATGGAAGTATCGGGCATTAAAAGTGGGTCGGCCGAGCCAAACCGTAAAAAGGTAGCCAGTGTGAACTGGAGCCAGGTTGAAACTATAGCCAAGGATAAAATGACCGATTTGAACGCGTTTACAGTAGAATCAGCCATGAAAATGGTGGCAGGTACTGCCCGCAGTATGGGAATAACCGTATCAGGTACGGCTCCCTGGAACAATTAA
- the nusG gene encoding transcription termination/antitermination protein NusG, translating to MSEQLKWYVVRAISGKEKKVKQYIDAEISRLGITHLVPQVLIPTEKYYQMRDGKKIAKERNFFPGYVLMEAALDGELEHIIKNINSVIGFLGDKAGNAIPLRQSEVNRILGKVDEMSSQGETMNVPYYVGENVKVMDGPFNGFSGVIEEVNEEKKKLKVMVKIFGRRTPLELNYMQVEKE from the coding sequence ATGAGCGAACAATTAAAATGGTATGTAGTACGCGCCATCAGCGGCAAAGAAAAAAAGGTAAAACAATATATTGATGCTGAAATCAGCCGCCTGGGGATCACTCATCTTGTTCCGCAGGTATTGATACCTACCGAGAAATATTACCAGATGCGCGACGGCAAGAAGATTGCCAAGGAGCGCAACTTTTTCCCTGGTTATGTTTTGATGGAGGCAGCGCTCGACGGCGAATTAGAGCATATCATTAAAAATATAAACAGCGTGATAGGTTTCCTCGGCGATAAAGCCGGTAATGCCATCCCGCTTCGCCAGTCGGAAGTTAACCGTATACTGGGCAAGGTTGACGAAATGAGCAGCCAGGGCGAAACGATGAATGTTCCGTATTACGTTGGCGAAAACGTTAAAGTAATGGACGGGCCTTTCAATGGTTTCAGCGGTGTGATAGAAGAAGTTAACGAAGAAAAAAAGAAACTGAAAGTAATGGTAAAGATATTCGGGCGCCGTACGCCGCTTGAATTGAATTACATGCAGGTAGAGAAAGAGTGA
- the secE gene encoding preprotein translocase subunit SecE translates to MSGVAEYIKESYIELTQKVTWPTWRELMNSAIVVLIAAIIIAMLIFGMDQLIHFVLNKFYNSLT, encoded by the coding sequence ATGTCTGGAGTAGCAGAATATATTAAAGAGTCGTACATCGAGTTAACCCAAAAGGTTACCTGGCCAACTTGGCGCGAATTGATGAACAGCGCTATTGTTGTATTAATAGCTGCAATTATTATTGCAATGCTGATTTTTGGTATGGACCAGCTGATACATTTTGTACTGAATAAGTTTTATAATTCATTAACCTGA
- the tuf gene encoding elongation factor Tu, translated as MAKEKFDRSKPHLNIGTIGHVDHGKTTLTAAITKVLADKGLSEARSFDSIDSAPEEKERGITINTAHVEYSTANRHYAHVDCPGHADYVKNMVTGAAQMDGAIIVVAATDGPMPQTREHILLARQVGVPALVVFMNKVDMVDDPELLELVEMEVRELLSFYEFPGDDIPVIQGSALGGLNGDPKWIEKIMELMDAVDSYIPIPPRLTDLPFLMPVEDVFSITGRGTVATGRIERGVINSGDAVDILGMGAENLKSTVTGVEMFRKILDRGEAGDNVGLLLRGIEKTDIRRGMVICKPGSVTPHTDFKAEVYVLSKAEGGRHTPFFNKYRPQFYFRTTDVTGEIGLEPGVEMVMPGDNVTITVKLINAIAMEKGLRFAIREGGRTVGAGQVTEILK; from the coding sequence ATGGCAAAAGAAAAATTTGACCGCAGTAAGCCGCACTTAAACATCGGTACTATAGGTCACGTTGACCACGGTAAAACAACCCTTACCGCAGCTATTACCAAGGTATTGGCTGATAAAGGTTTATCTGAGGCTCGTTCTTTCGATTCAATCGACTCAGCTCCTGAAGAAAAAGAGCGCGGTATCACCATTAATACTGCACACGTTGAGTACTCAACTGCAAACCGTCACTATGCACACGTTGACTGCCCGGGACACGCTGACTATGTGAAAAACATGGTTACCGGTGCTGCGCAGATGGACGGCGCTATCATTGTGGTGGCTGCTACCGATGGTCCTATGCCTCAAACCCGCGAACACATCCTGTTGGCACGTCAGGTAGGTGTACCTGCACTTGTTGTTTTCATGAACAAGGTTGACATGGTTGATGATCCGGAATTGTTAGAATTAGTTGAGATGGAAGTTCGTGAATTGTTATCATTCTACGAATTCCCTGGCGATGATATCCCTGTAATTCAAGGTTCGGCCCTTGGTGGTTTGAACGGCGATCCTAAATGGATTGAAAAGATCATGGAGTTGATGGATGCTGTAGATAGCTACATCCCTATCCCTCCGCGTCTGACCGATCTGCCATTCCTTATGCCTGTTGAAGACGTATTCTCGATCACTGGTCGTGGTACTGTTGCAACCGGTCGTATCGAGCGTGGTGTGATCAACTCTGGTGATGCTGTTGACATCCTGGGTATGGGCGCTGAAAACTTAAAATCAACTGTAACTGGTGTTGAGATGTTCCGCAAGATCCTTGATCGTGGCGAAGCTGGTGATAACGTAGGTTTATTGTTGCGTGGTATTGAGAAAACTGATATCCGTCGTGGTATGGTTATCTGCAAACCAGGTTCAGTAACTCCTCACACCGATTTCAAAGCCGAAGTTTACGTATTGTCAAAAGCTGAAGGTGGCCGTCACACTCCATTCTTCAACAAATACCGCCCGCAATTCTATTTCCGTACTACTGACGTGACCGGCGAGATCGGTTTGGAGCCAGGAGTAGAAATGGTTATGCCTGGTGATAACGTTACCATCACTGTAAAACTGATCAACGCTATCGCTATGGAAAAAGGCTTACGTTTCGCTATCCGTGAAGGTGGTCGTACCGTAGGTGCTGGCCAGGTAACCGAGATCCTAAAATAA
- the hpf gene encoding ribosome hibernation-promoting factor, HPF/YfiA family, translating to MKITVQSIRFDADKKLLDFIQKKTNKLDQFYDRIISGEVYLKLENVEDVANKITEIKLSLPGVQLFAKEQCKTFEEGTDLAVECLRKQIEKHKQKKAVVAETSKKAALLAENEEY from the coding sequence ATGAAAATTACAGTGCAGTCTATCCGTTTCGATGCAGACAAAAAGTTGTTAGATTTTATTCAGAAAAAAACCAACAAGCTCGATCAGTTTTACGACAGGATCATTAGCGGCGAGGTTTATTTAAAATTGGAAAATGTAGAAGACGTAGCAAATAAGATAACGGAAATAAAACTGTCGTTACCGGGTGTACAATTATTCGCAAAAGAGCAATGTAAGACGTTTGAAGAGGGTACCGACCTGGCGGTTGAGTGCCTGCGCAAGCAAATTGAAAAGCATAAACAAAAGAAGGCAGTAGTTGCCGAAACTTCGAAAAAAGCGGCTTTATTGGCCGAAAACGAAGAATATTGA
- a CDS encoding tyrosine-type recombinase/integrase, protein MFLERFIQYIQYEKRYSPHTVSAYQSDLDQFFKFLNYPEEIIGHPSEITYHNIRNWMVHLMEDHTTRSVNRKLATLRKYFKFLLREGLIESNPASKLQSPKTVKHLPIVVEDEKLSAMLNDAKTFGDDFEGVRDKLIVEILFGTGIRLAELVGLKEEDIDFHNATIKVLGKRNKERIIPINHELKQLLLRYNDLKKSENFHNNSLTLIVTNKGTEAYPKFIYLIVQRYLSYISTQDKKSPHVLRHTFATSLLNRGADLNAIKELLGHANLSATQVYTHNSVERLKSIYKQAHPKA, encoded by the coding sequence ATGTTTTTAGAGCGGTTCATACAATATATTCAATACGAAAAAAGGTACTCGCCCCACACGGTTTCCGCTTACCAGTCAGACCTCGATCAGTTTTTCAAATTCCTTAATTATCCCGAAGAAATTATAGGTCATCCCTCAGAGATTACTTATCACAATATCCGCAATTGGATGGTGCATTTGATGGAGGATCATACCACGCGTTCTGTCAATCGTAAACTGGCCACGCTTCGCAAATATTTCAAATTCCTGCTGCGCGAAGGATTGATCGAAAGTAATCCTGCTTCCAAACTACAATCGCCCAAAACGGTAAAGCATCTGCCCATAGTGGTTGAGGATGAAAAACTGAGCGCCATGCTGAACGACGCGAAGACTTTCGGCGATGATTTTGAAGGCGTCCGCGATAAGCTGATCGTCGAGATTCTGTTCGGTACCGGCATCCGTTTGGCCGAATTAGTGGGTCTTAAAGAAGAAGATATCGATTTTCACAACGCTACCATCAAGGTTTTGGGTAAGCGCAATAAGGAACGTATCATCCCTATCAATCACGAACTGAAGCAGTTGCTGCTGCGATACAACGACTTAAAGAAAAGTGAAAATTTTCATAACAATTCTTTAACGTTGATCGTTACAAATAAGGGAACTGAGGCTTATCCAAAGTTCATCTATTTAATAGTGCAAAGGTATCTCTCCTACATATCAACCCAGGATAAAAAAAGTCCGCATGTGTTGCGGCACACCTTTGCAACAAGCCTTTTAAACCGCGGTGCCGACCTGAATGCCATCAAAGAGCTTTTGGGCCATGCTAATTTAAGCGCCACGCAGGTTTATACCCACAATTCCGTTGAGCGATTAAAGTCTATTTATAAACAAGCCCATCCAAAGGCATAA
- the rpsU gene encoding 30S ribosomal protein S21, whose translation MIIINVKEGESLDKALKRFKKKFEKTGVLRELRSRQAFEKKSVTRRHVVKHAIYKQTLNQDTV comes from the coding sequence ATGATCATTATCAACGTAAAAGAAGGCGAATCATTAGACAAAGCGCTGAAACGCTTCAAGAAGAAATTCGAAAAAACAGGTGTTTTGAGAGAGCTTCGCAGTCGCCAGGCATTCGAAAAAAAATCAGTAACCCGTCGCCACGTGGTGAAACATGCCATCTATAAACAGACTTTGAACCAGGACACTGTTTAA
- a CDS encoding acyl-CoA dehydrogenase family protein — MTNSAESFNGFDFSVSEDQQMVGRMARDFAEKHIKPHIMEWDEEQHFPLEIFKQLGKLGMMSVVVPTEYGGSGFGYLEYVTVIQEISKVCGSIGLSLAAHNSLCTGHILAFGNEEQKKKWLPKLATVEYLGAWGLTEANTGSDAMRMGTTAVLDGDHYIINGAKNWITHGKSGDIAVVMVRTGEIGDSKGISTLVVERGTPGFAAGKKENKLGMRASETAEMIFDNCRVPKENLLGNEGEGFKQAMKVLDGGRISIAALSLGIAKGAYEAALAYSKERHQFGQPISNFQGISFKLADMATEIEAAEMLLMQAADLKNRHQPVTKQAAMAKYYASEVAVRVANDAVQIFGGYGYTKDFPVEKFYRDAKLCTIGEGTSEIQKIVIGREALRGN; from the coding sequence ATGACAAATAGCGCCGAAAGCTTTAACGGTTTTGATTTTTCTGTGTCTGAAGACCAGCAAATGGTTGGCCGAATGGCTCGCGACTTCGCCGAAAAGCACATCAAACCCCATATAATGGAGTGGGATGAGGAACAGCATTTCCCGCTGGAAATATTTAAGCAATTGGGCAAACTGGGCATGATGAGCGTGGTAGTGCCAACAGAATATGGCGGCTCGGGATTTGGATACCTTGAATATGTTACCGTGATACAGGAGATATCGAAAGTTTGCGGATCAATAGGGTTATCTTTAGCTGCACACAATTCATTGTGTACAGGGCATATCCTGGCTTTTGGAAATGAGGAGCAAAAGAAAAAATGGCTGCCCAAACTGGCGACTGTCGAATACCTGGGCGCCTGGGGACTCACCGAAGCCAATACCGGCTCAGATGCTATGCGTATGGGCACTACCGCGGTTTTAGATGGTGACCACTATATCATAAACGGTGCAAAGAACTGGATAACCCACGGTAAGTCCGGCGATATAGCAGTGGTAATGGTTCGGACAGGGGAGATAGGCGATTCGAAGGGTATATCGACTTTGGTAGTGGAACGCGGTACTCCCGGTTTTGCTGCCGGCAAAAAGGAGAATAAGCTGGGCATGCGTGCATCTGAAACCGCCGAAATGATATTTGATAACTGTAGGGTGCCCAAAGAAAACCTCTTAGGTAACGAAGGCGAAGGCTTTAAACAAGCCATGAAGGTACTGGATGGAGGCCGTATATCTATTGCGGCTTTGTCATTGGGTATTGCCAAAGGGGCCTATGAAGCGGCGCTCGCTTATTCCAAAGAACGTCACCAGTTTGGTCAGCCGATATCAAATTTCCAGGGGATATCCTTCAAGCTGGCCGATATGGCCACTGAAATTGAAGCCGCCGAAATGCTGCTGATGCAGGCCGCCGATCTTAAGAACCGCCACCAGCCCGTAACTAAACAGGCAGCTATGGCCAAATATTATGCATCTGAAGTAGCCGTCAGGGTTGCTAATGATGCCGTTCAGATATTCGGCGGGTATGGTTATACCAAAGATTTCCCGGTGGAGAAATTCTACCGCGATGCTAAGCTATGCACGATAGGCGAGGGGACATCAGAGATACAGAAGATCGTTATTGGTAGGGAGGCGTTGAGAGGGAATTGA
- a CDS encoding TonB-dependent receptor, which produces MAKTLLSIFFLLLTLSCFGQKNYTISGTIKDASTGEQLIGATIRIKELPQSGTITNGYGFYSIYAPEGEYTLLFTYTGYQAIEKKVSLHQNQNINISLPLNNSLQEVVIRADRPNNDNIASPQMGTEKLDMAQINQVPVLLGEKDLLKTLSLLPGVKTTVEGNTGFYVRGGGSDQNLILLDEATVYNASHFFGFFSTFNSDAVKDVTLYKGGMPAEFGGRLSSVLDIKMNEGNNKDYTVQGGLGLISSRIKVEGPIVKDKGSFMVSARRTYIDFFLRASSDSTISGSSIYFYDLNAKANYHFDDKNVIYISGYFGKDVLALKNTFGTNWGNSTGTIRFNHLFNDRLFSNTSLVFSNYNYVIQSFLSDNEFKATSQITDVNLKEDLSYSMGDNHTLKFGFNILHHDISPGDITASQSSSFNDVSTEKRYGYENALYVSDEWKAGNRFTLLYGLRLSGLFLQGPGTFKTYDAAGHVTDSARYASGALVKSYINLEPRLSASYMLDEQNSLKFSYNRNTQNIHLLSNSTSNTPTDLYVMSSNNIKPEIADQVSTGWFRNFKDNTYEFSAEIYYKWLQNQIDYRDGAQLLVNQDVESQLVYGSGRAYGIELFLKKKYGRFNGWIGYTLSRTEEKFAAINNGRYFPATQDRTHDLSVVGIYKFNKRWSFSADFVYGTGNAVTFPTGKYNIGGLTTFSYSERNGYRMPSNNRLDIGATLEGKPHKKYHSSWTFGIYNLYAHRNPYIITFQDSKKIPNTTEAEETSIFATRIPSVTWNFKF; this is translated from the coding sequence ATGGCTAAAACGCTACTTTCCATCTTCTTTTTGCTACTTACGCTATCCTGTTTCGGCCAAAAAAACTACACCATAAGCGGTACCATAAAAGACGCGTCAACCGGCGAGCAACTCATAGGCGCTACTATCCGGATAAAAGAACTTCCGCAAAGCGGGACCATCACCAACGGTTATGGCTTTTATTCCATTTATGCTCCAGAAGGTGAATATACCTTATTATTTACTTACACGGGATACCAGGCCATCGAAAAGAAGGTATCGCTGCATCAAAATCAGAATATTAACATATCGCTCCCATTAAACAACAGTTTGCAGGAAGTGGTCATCCGCGCCGACAGGCCCAATAATGATAATATAGCCTCGCCGCAAATGGGTACAGAAAAACTGGATATGGCGCAGATAAACCAGGTACCGGTATTGCTTGGCGAAAAAGATCTTTTAAAAACACTCTCGCTATTGCCGGGCGTAAAGACTACCGTTGAAGGCAACACAGGCTTTTATGTTCGCGGTGGCGGTTCCGATCAAAACCTGATATTGCTGGACGAGGCAACGGTATACAATGCTTCGCATTTCTTCGGCTTCTTTTCCACCTTCAACTCCGATGCGGTGAAAGATGTTACTTTATATAAAGGTGGCATGCCCGCCGAATTTGGCGGCCGTTTATCATCGGTACTGGATATTAAAATGAACGAGGGTAACAACAAGGACTACACCGTTCAGGGTGGCCTTGGGCTTATTTCATCACGTATTAAGGTTGAAGGTCCGATCGTAAAAGATAAAGGCTCGTTTATGGTAAGTGCCAGGCGCACGTATATCGACTTCTTTTTGCGGGCCTCGTCTGATTCAACCATCAGCGGAAGCTCTATTTATTTTTACGACCTGAATGCCAAAGCCAATTACCATTTTGATGATAAGAACGTTATTTACATTTCCGGGTATTTCGGGAAAGATGTATTGGCATTAAAAAACACGTTCGGCACCAACTGGGGAAATTCAACGGGCACCATACGCTTTAACCATCTTTTTAACGATCGCCTGTTCTCAAACACTTCGCTGGTTTTCAGCAATTATAATTATGTGATACAGAGCTTCCTGAGCGACAACGAGTTCAAAGCAACCTCGCAAATAACGGATGTTAACCTGAAGGAAGACCTCTCCTATTCCATGGGCGATAACCATACGCTTAAATTTGGTTTTAATATCCTGCACCACGATATATCGCCCGGCGATATTACTGCTTCGCAATCCTCCAGCTTTAACGATGTAAGCACCGAAAAGAGGTACGGCTATGAAAATGCTCTTTACGTAAGTGATGAATGGAAAGCCGGCAACAGGTTCACTTTATTATATGGCCTGCGTTTAAGCGGCTTGTTCCTTCAAGGGCCTGGCACTTTTAAAACTTACGATGCAGCAGGCCACGTTACCGACTCGGCAAGATATGCTTCTGGTGCGCTGGTAAAAAGCTATATTAATCTTGAGCCGCGGCTGTCGGCAAGTTATATGCTGGACGAGCAGAACTCACTCAAATTCTCCTATAACCGAAATACCCAAAATATCCACCTGCTCAGTAATTCCACCAGCAACACGCCTACCGACCTGTATGTAATGAGCAGCAATAATATCAAGCCGGAAATTGCCGACCAGGTTTCGACAGGATGGTTCCGTAACTTCAAGGATAATACTTATGAATTTTCGGCTGAGATCTATTACAAATGGCTTCAAAACCAGATAGATTACCGCGATGGCGCCCAATTGCTTGTAAACCAGGATGTGGAATCGCAACTTGTATATGGGTCGGGCCGGGCGTATGGTATCGAGTTATTCTTAAAAAAGAAATATGGCCGCTTTAATGGCTGGATAGGTTATACCTTATCGCGGACAGAAGAAAAGTTTGCTGCTATTAATAATGGGCGCTACTTTCCGGCAACGCAGGACCGCACGCACGATCTGTCGGTAGTTGGGATTTATAAATTCAATAAACGGTGGTCGTTTTCTGCCGATTTTGTTTACGGTACCGGGAATGCCGTCACCTTCCCTACGGGGAAGTATAACATCGGCGGGCTGACGACGTTTTCCTATTCGGAACGGAACGGTTACCGTATGCCTTCCAACAACCGGCTTGATATTGGGGCCACACTTGAGGGGAAGCCGCACAAAAAGTATCATTCAAGCTGGACATTTGGCATATATAATCTGTACGCGCACCGCAATCCTTATATTATTACTTTCCAGGATAGCAAAAAGATACCTAACACGACGGAAGCGGAAGAGACCAGCATTTTTGCGACAAGGATACCATCGGTTACCTGGAACTTTAAATTTTGA
- a CDS encoding DUF4249 domain-containing protein gives MKSCTRYCFFLIITLMSAASCKKVINLDLGNKTGELVIEANITDQQGRQYVKLSRNVPFTNTNIYPAVTGASVSITDDTGHQYQLTEDTAGTYSVAPVNGIAGRTYTLTVNTSGKTYTARSTMPQLVNLDSITFKENIFDKKNNKKMAAIHFQDPPDIANQYRVAMYVNGVQVKAIFAFDDQFINGKYADLDLQENDIDVFPGDTVKVEMQCIDRPVYLYWFTLAQQQANNPGGQVAPANPPTNITPTTLGYFSAHTTQSITKVVQ, from the coding sequence ATGAAAAGCTGCACCAGATATTGTTTCTTCCTGATCATTACTCTAATGAGCGCTGCATCGTGCAAAAAGGTGATCAATCTTGACCTTGGTAATAAAACAGGTGAACTGGTGATCGAGGCGAACATTACCGATCAACAGGGCCGTCAATATGTAAAACTTAGCCGCAATGTACCTTTTACCAATACAAACATTTACCCGGCCGTAACAGGGGCCTCGGTTTCCATTACGGACGATACAGGCCATCAATACCAGTTGACAGAAGACACGGCAGGCACCTATTCGGTAGCACCGGTAAACGGCATCGCAGGCCGAACTTATACGTTAACGGTCAATACATCCGGAAAAACTTATACCGCCAGATCAACAATGCCGCAACTCGTCAACCTGGACTCGATAACATTTAAGGAGAATATCTTTGATAAGAAGAACAATAAGAAAATGGCGGCCATCCATTTCCAGGACCCTCCGGATATTGCCAATCAATATCGCGTGGCGATGTATGTGAACGGCGTACAGGTTAAAGCCATATTTGCATTCGACGATCAATTTATAAACGGCAAATATGCCGATCTCGATCTGCAGGAAAATGACATTGATGTTTTCCCGGGCGATACCGTGAAAGTGGAAATGCAGTGTATCGACAGACCTGTATACCTGTATTGGTTTACACTGGCGCAGCAACAGGCAAATAACCCCGGCGGGCAGGTAGCACCCGCAAATCCGCCTACCAATATTACCCCGACGACACTGGGGTATTTTAGCGCGCATACCACGCAAAGCATTACCAAAGTGGTTCAGTAG